One Fretibacterium sp. OH1220_COT-178 genomic region harbors:
- a CDS encoding ABC transporter substrate-binding protein yields MKRWNGFGMLLGMFVLLFLLGGAVGFAAEPIKIGYMATLTGEGATWGQHERDGALLAVKDVNARGGLLGRPLELICYDIKGKPEEAVNAIRRLIHDDKVVAIGGSNYSGIQLAVAPIAEKGQVPVIATSATNPAVTVDPNTGKVRPYMFRITYTDPYQGRVIADYLIKKCGAKKLAILGDVGDAYSEGLTEFVRKTADELGVENKFWAFRGGDVDFRAQLTSAREWGADAIALTMLYKEMGLVIKQAAELDWKPFFMGGDGYSPNIAEIAGKALDGTFWVNSVNIDDPMFDAMKKRYKEEFGQEATEISNTVYAYDVMTMFAHAIETAGVAEGPAIKDAIENTQNLQVTHFSWSVDKATHNPLNKPASVFEAKDGKLVFLEQWKPDDAK; encoded by the coding sequence ATGAAACGATGGAACGGGTTTGGCATGCTGCTGGGGATGTTTGTGCTGCTCTTCCTGCTGGGGGGCGCGGTGGGCTTTGCCGCCGAACCGATTAAGATCGGCTATATGGCGACGCTGACCGGAGAGGGGGCCACGTGGGGCCAACACGAACGCGACGGGGCGCTTCTTGCGGTCAAGGATGTCAACGCAAGGGGCGGGCTCCTGGGGCGTCCGCTCGAGCTGATCTGCTACGACATCAAGGGAAAGCCGGAGGAGGCGGTCAACGCGATACGCCGCTTGATTCACGACGACAAGGTCGTCGCCATCGGAGGCAGCAACTACAGCGGCATTCAGCTTGCGGTCGCGCCCATTGCCGAGAAGGGGCAAGTCCCCGTCATCGCTACGTCGGCGACGAACCCAGCCGTTACGGTCGATCCCAACACGGGCAAGGTCCGTCCCTACATGTTCCGTATAACATACACGGATCCCTATCAGGGAAGAGTCATTGCGGATTATCTCATCAAGAAATGCGGCGCCAAGAAGCTGGCGATTCTCGGCGACGTGGGGGACGCCTACTCCGAGGGGCTGACGGAGTTCGTCAGGAAGACGGCCGATGAACTGGGGGTCGAGAACAAGTTCTGGGCCTTCCGGGGAGGAGACGTGGACTTTCGGGCGCAGCTGACCTCCGCTCGGGAGTGGGGGGCGGACGCGATAGCGCTGACGATGCTCTACAAGGAGATGGGGCTGGTCATCAAACAGGCCGCGGAGCTGGACTGGAAGCCCTTCTTTATGGGCGGGGACGGGTACAGCCCTAATATCGCCGAGATCGCAGGCAAGGCTTTGGATGGGACGTTCTGGGTGAATAGCGTCAATATCGACGATCCTATGTTTGATGCCATGAAGAAAAGGTATAAGGAAGAGTTTGGTCAGGAAGCGACGGAAATTTCAAATACCGTCTACGCTTACGATGTGATGACGATGTTTGCCCATGCGATCGAGACGGCGGGGGTTGCCGAGGGTCCTGCCATCAAGGATGCGATCGAAAACACGCAGAATCTTCAAGTGACGCATTTCAGCTGGAGCGTGGACAAGGCAACCCACAATCCACTGAACAAGCCTGCCTCGGTTTTCGAGGCCAAGGACGGCAAATTGGTCTTTCTGGAGCAATGGAAACCCGACGATGCAAAGTAG
- a CDS encoding M24 family metallopeptidase, with the protein MSKLRGLMRERDADAFVLFVLERLNSESCHYISGFRGSSAALIIDQEDARLITDGRYRTQAVEQSPFSLTVQALPLPLYVAKAISERGWRSVAFEAERISHGLFEAFFRPLSTRWVDASAFIPSLRRSKDRTEADAIRRAAVIARKAYDLMLERVEPGMTEADFESQLLCEIKKLGGEKGWAHDDFIVASGARGAMCHARATRKPFGLGETVTLDYGVMVDGYMCDITRNFAVGHAQPRALELNDILLKAHREAAAALRPGVAGRDVDAVARKVVTDAGYGEDFVHGLGHGLGLEIHEAPRLSALSRDVLQVGDVVTIEPGIYIEGWGGLRIEDDYIITETGAECLTLPDDQSLRIAG; encoded by the coding sequence TTGAGCAAACTCAGGGGCCTGATGCGTGAGAGGGATGCGGACGCCTTTGTCCTGTTTGTCCTGGAGCGCCTCAACTCGGAGAGTTGCCACTATATCTCGGGCTTCCGCGGCAGCAGCGCCGCTCTCATCATCGATCAGGAGGACGCCCGCCTGATTACGGACGGACGCTATCGAACCCAGGCCGTGGAACAGTCTCCCTTTTCCCTGACCGTCCAGGCGCTGCCCCTTCCGCTTTACGTGGCCAAGGCGATTTCCGAGCGGGGATGGCGTTCGGTGGCTTTCGAGGCGGAAAGGATATCGCATGGGCTCTTTGAGGCGTTTTTTCGCCCCCTCTCCACCCGATGGGTGGATGCCTCGGCGTTTATTCCCTCCCTGCGCCGCTCCAAGGACAGGACGGAGGCCGATGCCATACGACGAGCGGCGGTCATCGCCCGCAAGGCCTACGATCTGATGCTCGAACGGGTGGAGCCCGGTATGACGGAGGCCGACTTCGAGAGCCAGTTGCTCTGCGAGATCAAGAAGCTGGGTGGAGAGAAGGGATGGGCACACGACGATTTTATCGTCGCCTCGGGGGCTCGGGGCGCCATGTGCCACGCCCGGGCCACCCGAAAGCCGTTCGGGCTCGGGGAGACCGTGACCCTCGATTACGGAGTCATGGTGGATGGATACATGTGCGACATAACCCGCAACTTCGCCGTCGGGCATGCTCAGCCGAGGGCTCTCGAGCTCAACGACATCCTTTTGAAGGCTCATCGAGAGGCCGCCGCCGCCCTTCGTCCGGGTGTTGCGGGCAGGGACGTCGACGCGGTGGCGCGGAAGGTCGTCACGGATGCCGGGTACGGGGAGGACTTCGTCCATGGGTTGGGGCACGGTCTGGGACTGGAGATTCACGAAGCCCCGCGTCTGTCGGCTCTCTCCCGGGACGTCCTTCAGGTTGGGGATGTCGTGACGATAGAGCCGGGCATCTACATCGAAGGGTGGGGAGGGCTGCGCATCGAGGATGATTACATCATCACCGAGACCGGCGCGGAGTGTCTGACCTTACCTGACGATCAGTCTTTACGGATCGCAGGCTGA
- the lysS gene encoding lysine--tRNA ligase — MGQLDAADNEIVRQRVEKLLRLRDEEGYDPYVVEKWERRDSLKTIVERFSHLEADQVDHAVTLRTAGRLMTLRRQGKATFADLADEEGRMQLYFQVNELGEAPYEFLKKWVDTGDWIGVVGHPCRTRRGELTILVKEYKLLSKAMRPLPEKWHGLTDTEVRYRQRYTDLIANPEVREVFRKRARIIASFRRTLEDHGTLEVETPTLSVLAGGANARPFKTFHNALGLPMFMRIAPELYLKRLVVGMMGRVYEIGKNFRNEGIDTMHNPEFTMMEVYWAYADYEDMMNLAEELIRNAARAVGPLRIEWQGVSLDLEKPFRRVTMLDMVKEHSGVDFREVRTDEEARRIAAEKGLSGELKGSESRFAVLNLMFEAFCEEKITDPTFVMGHPTEISPLSKRDPENPDYTHRFELFMCGKELANAFSELNDPLDQRERFEDQVRKKEAGDDEAHVFDEDFINAIESGLPPTGGMGIGIDRLVMFLTGSRSIRDVILFPAMKPKG, encoded by the coding sequence ATGGGGCAATTGGATGCGGCCGACAACGAGATCGTTCGGCAGAGGGTTGAGAAGCTCCTGCGTCTTCGCGATGAGGAGGGATACGATCCCTACGTGGTGGAAAAATGGGAGCGCAGGGATTCCCTGAAAACTATTGTGGAACGGTTCTCGCACCTCGAGGCGGATCAGGTGGACCATGCCGTGACGCTTCGGACGGCTGGGCGCCTGATGACACTCCGGCGGCAAGGCAAGGCGACCTTCGCCGACCTGGCCGACGAGGAGGGACGGATGCAGCTTTATTTCCAGGTCAACGAGCTGGGCGAGGCCCCCTACGAGTTTCTGAAGAAATGGGTCGACACCGGAGACTGGATCGGCGTGGTCGGGCATCCTTGCCGGACGCGACGCGGAGAGCTGACGATTCTTGTAAAGGAGTACAAGCTGCTGAGCAAGGCCATGCGCCCTCTTCCCGAGAAGTGGCATGGTCTGACCGATACCGAGGTGCGCTACCGGCAGCGCTATACGGACCTGATCGCCAACCCCGAGGTTCGGGAGGTCTTTCGCAAGCGGGCGCGGATCATCGCTTCCTTTCGCAGGACGTTGGAGGACCATGGGACCCTGGAGGTCGAGACCCCCACGCTCTCGGTTCTGGCTGGCGGCGCGAATGCCCGCCCTTTCAAGACTTTCCACAATGCTCTGGGGCTTCCCATGTTCATGCGCATCGCTCCGGAGCTCTACCTGAAACGCCTGGTCGTCGGGATGATGGGCCGGGTCTACGAGATCGGCAAAAACTTCCGGAACGAGGGGATCGACACCATGCACAACCCCGAGTTCACCATGATGGAGGTTTACTGGGCCTATGCGGACTATGAGGACATGATGAACCTGGCCGAGGAACTCATCCGCAACGCGGCGCGCGCCGTGGGGCCTTTACGGATCGAGTGGCAGGGCGTTTCCCTGGACCTCGAGAAACCCTTCCGTCGCGTGACGATGCTGGATATGGTCAAGGAGCATTCCGGCGTGGACTTCCGCGAGGTGAGGACCGACGAGGAGGCCCGCAGGATTGCCGCGGAGAAGGGACTGTCGGGAGAGCTCAAGGGGTCGGAAAGCCGTTTTGCCGTGTTGAACCTGATGTTCGAGGCGTTCTGCGAGGAGAAGATCACGGATCCGACCTTCGTCATGGGACACCCGACGGAGATCTCCCCGCTCTCCAAGCGCGATCCGGAGAACCCGGACTACACGCACCGTTTCGAGCTCTTCATGTGCGGTAAGGAGCTGGCGAACGCCTTCAGCGAGCTGAACGACCCGCTGGACCAGAGGGAGCGTTTCGAGGATCAGGTGCGCAAGAAGGAGGCCGGGGACGACGAGGCCCATGTCTTCGACGAGGATTTCATAAACGCCATCGAGTCGGGGCTTCCTCCGACGGGGGGCATGGGGATCGGTATCGACCGTCTGGTGATGTTCCTCACGGGCTCCCGCTCCATCCGTGACGTGATCCTCTTCCCCGCGATGAAGCCGAAGGGATGA